One Mauremys mutica isolate MM-2020 ecotype Southern chromosome 19, ASM2049712v1, whole genome shotgun sequence genomic window carries:
- the LOC123353147 gene encoding uncharacterized protein LOC123353147 gives METSRTRMLLPLPGCRARRTSPHEAASGSPCPHVPCCRRPRSQQLCWRITEPRAGVQRCSLLLGSCSTWLGESSCLPVPARGQFSAYVGYWAKLASFRAVSIRVTPLAQDLPQGSCKQDLAWYLLLLPSPGRHAGQNTLGVAWLERAIRTLCTRAKPQPPQPETGIQGAVLVPSSRRSPSLHPRGRTEPGAVTLWQGTVTNGI, from the exons ATGGAGACGAGCAGG acGCGGATGCTGTTGCCGCTGCCGGGATGCAGAGCTCGCAGGACCAG CCCCCACGAAGCTGCAAGTGGCAGCCCCTGCCCGCATGTCCCCTGCTGCCGCAGGCCCAGGTCACAGCAGCTCTGCTGGCGCATTACGGAGCCACGTGCGGGGGTCCAGCGCTGCAGTTTGCTGCTCGGTTCCTGCTCCACATGGTTGGGTGAGTCGTCCTGTCtgcctgtcccagcccggggacAGTTCTCTGCGTACGTTGGCTACTGGGCCAAGCTGGCCTCATTCAGAGCGGTGTCAATCAGGGTGACGCCATTGGCTCAGGATTTGCCCCAGGGTAGctgcaagcaggatttggcctggtACCTGCTTTTGTTACCTAGCCCAGGCAGACACGCGGGGCAAAACACACTGGGTGTTGCATGGCTGGAAAGAGCCATTAGAACCCTTTGCACCAGAGCCAAGCCGCAGCCGCCTCAGCCTGAGACTGGAATCCAGGGGGCGGTTTTGGTGCCTAGCAGCCGGCGGTCACCCTCTCTGCACCCGCGTGGACGGACAGAGCCGGGGGCCGTTACCTTGTGGCAGGGGACAGTAACCAACGGGATCTGA
- the VTN gene encoding vitronectin, producing MRLLVPALMLGLLCGAFAAEESCVGHCEDGFNAQRKCQCDALCVYYQSCCSDYASACKTKVTRGDMFAFPEDDYMEYSTNATWGDDTELLDTGTDAPTTSPEPVTAATVDSVTAPGSGVHLLVPSGPEEVEQVQQEEEEAQLEEVEELCSGKPFDAFTDLKNGSLYAFRGKYVYELDEKSVRPGYPKLIRDVWGIEGPVDAAFTRINCQGKTYIFQGSQYWRFDDGALDSGYPRNISDGFQDIPDDIDAAFALPAHSYHGQERVYFFKDKQYWAYDFANQPSRQDCEVSSPSLVFDHYALMQGDSWEDLFQLLFGGTQRSGASGPRYISRDWRGVPSHLDAAMAGRIYVSSRASSWARKRKSRRHRKRYRSRRPAAHTFWDWLQDDSDSSDTDPDWLPGGSQCQPIQSVYFFLADKYYRLNLRSKRVDFVRPRYPRPIAQYWLGCP from the exons ATGAGGCTGCTggtcccagctctgatgctgggTTTGCTCTGCGGGGCTTTTGCAGCTGAAG AGTCGTGTGTGGGCCATTGCGAGGATGGTTTCAATGCCCAGAGGAAGTGCCAGTGCGACGCCCTCTGTGTGTACTACCAGAGCTGCTGCAGTGACTACGCCAGCGCCTGCAAGACGAAAG TGACCCGTGGGGACATGTTTGCGTTCCCCGAGGACGACTACATGGAGTACAGCACCAATGCTACCTGGGGTGACGACACAGAGCTCCTCGACACAGGGACTGACGCCCCAACCACATCTCCAGAGCCAGTCACTGCAGCCACTGTCGATTCGGTCACAGCACCAGGCAGTGGTGTCCACCTGCTGGTCCCCAGTGGGccggaagaggtggagcaggtgcagcaggaggaggaagaggcgcagctggaggaggtggaggagctgtGCAGCGGGAAGCCCTTTGATGCATTCACGGACCTGAAGAACGGTTCTCTCTATGCATTCCGAG GGAAATACGTCTATGAACTGGACGAGAAGAGCGTGAGGCCTGGCTACCCCAAGCTCATCCGCGATGTCTGGGGCATCGAGGGACCCGTCGATGCCGCCTTCACACGCATTAACTGTCAGGGCAAGACCTACATTTTCCAG GGCAGTCAGTACTGGCGCTTTGATGACGGTGCGCTGGACTCCGGCTACCCCCGCAATATCTCGGATGGCTTCCAGGACATCCCTGATGACATCGACGCAGCCTTCGCCCTCCCGGCACACAGCTACCACGGCCAGGAAAGAGTCTATTTCTTTAAAG ACAAGCAGTACTGGGCATACGACTTTGCCAACCAGCCCAGCCGGCAGGACTGCGAGGTGTCCTCCCCATCGCTGGTGTTTGACCACTACGCGCTCATGCAGGGCGACAGCTGGGAGGACCTCTTCCAACTGCTCTTTGGGGGCACCCAACGCA GTGGGGCCAGTGGACCGCGGTACATCAGCAGAGATTGGCGGGGAGTGCCGAGCCACCTGGATGCTGCCATGGCCGGCAGGATCTACGTCTCCTCAAGGGCTAGCAGCTGGGCTCGAAAGAGGAAATCCCGCCGGCACCGCAAGAGGTACAGGAGCCGGCGGCCGGCAGCTCACACCTTCTGGGACTGGCTGCAGGATGATTCCGACTCCTCGGACACGGACCCTGACTGGCTGCCCGGGGGCTCCCAGTGCCAGCCCATCCAGAGCGTCTACTTCTTCCTGGCAG ACAAGTACTATCGCCTCAACCTGCGCAGCAAGCGCGTGGACTTCGTGCGCCCTCGCTACCCACGCCCCATCGCTCAGTACTGGCTGGGCTGCCCATGA